The genomic segment TCATGCATTTTTTTTATCGATGACAAGGAACCATTCAGCCACCGATTTATCCACTGCGATTCGGCGTTACAACAACATCGGCCTGCGCAGGATACTGCCATGAATAATGACCCTATCGATCCACAGGTTTACGATTTATACGACGAATATTGTCATTCAGGCATGAGCAGGCGAGATTTTCTCTCTCGTGCTGCAGCTCTCACTCTGGTCACCGGCTCCGGTCTGGCCATGGCACAGGCACTCCTGCCCCGTTATGCCGAGGCGGCAACGATTTCCTTTACCGATGATCGCATCAAGGCAACCTATATAGACTACGACTCTTCTGGCGGGACGTCGGGTCGCATGCGAGGTTATCTGGTCAAACCTGTGGGAGAGGGTTCTTTCCCGACCGTGGTAGTGATTCATGAAAACCGTGGCCTCAACCCCTATATAGAAGATGTCGCCCGGCGCCTGGCAGTCGCCGGGTTTCTGGCACTGGCACCGGACGGGTTATCACCCGTCGGGGGTTATCCAGGGAATGACGACGACGGTAAACAGTTACAGGCCAGCCTGAATCAGGAAAAATTGTTCACCGATATGTTGAACAGTGCCCGTTTTGTCAAAACTCATCCACTGTCCAGCGGCAAGCTGGGGGCAACCGGTTTCTGTTATGGCGGTGGCGTCGTGAACCAGCTGGCGGTTGTTATGGGTTCTGACCTGAATGCCGCAGTACCGTTTTACGGTCGCGCCGCAGAGAGTCATGAAGTACCCAACATCCAGGCACCACTGATGATTCATTACGCTGAGGACGATCCGCGTATCAATGCCATGCGTTCAGGCTACAAGGCGGCGTTGACAACCCACAAAAAAGACTTCGTGATGTACAGCTATGAAGGTACCCGTCATGGCTTCCACAACAATTCCACCCCACGCTTTAATGAGCTGCAAGCCGATATCGCCTGGGAACGGACAGAAAATTTCTTTAAAAAACAGCTATCCTGACCCTCTCACTCTACCGATCAGACTGATTCAACTGGCTCCGGGATAACGCTCTGCGCTACAGTCGCGGGCGTTATGGTTTGTCTACCGACAAGGAGCCTGAATGAAGTATGTGTTTCCCCTGTTCTCAGGGTTAGTGGGCGTGCTGCTTAACGGTGTGGCGCTGGCGGCCAACGAAGAGTCGGACAACAGAACCAGCCGTGACCCGGTCATGGACAACTCGCCAAAAAGCGATGGAATACCCTCGCCGATTGACTGGTTAGCCAGTTTGCCAACGCTTCACTACCACAGTCTGGTATATG from the Candidatus Thalassolituus haligoni genome contains:
- a CDS encoding dienelactone hydrolase family protein, whose product is MNNDPIDPQVYDLYDEYCHSGMSRRDFLSRAAALTLVTGSGLAMAQALLPRYAEAATISFTDDRIKATYIDYDSSGGTSGRMRGYLVKPVGEGSFPTVVVIHENRGLNPYIEDVARRLAVAGFLALAPDGLSPVGGYPGNDDDGKQLQASLNQEKLFTDMLNSARFVKTHPLSSGKLGATGFCYGGGVVNQLAVVMGSDLNAAVPFYGRAAESHEVPNIQAPLMIHYAEDDPRINAMRSGYKAALTTHKKDFVMYSYEGTRHGFHNNSTPRFNELQADIAWERTENFFKKQLS